The window CAACCTCGACGACCGCTTCCCGATCGCCGGTCCACTGCAGGGGGCGATCTTCTTCGACATCAGCAACGTGTGGGCCGATTGGCGCGACATCGAGAGCTCCGACCTGCGCGCCGGCGTCGGGCTGCGCTACCTGTCCCCGATCGGGCCCCTGCGGATCGAGGTCGGATGGCCCTTCGACAAGCTCCCTGGGCGACAGCGACGTGGCGGTGGGATTCGGTCTCGGGACGTCTTTCTGAGGCGTGATCCGTTGCGAGAGTGCATGCTAAGGTGATTTCCGACCGACCTTTCCAGCCCATTCCTCGAAGCGAGCCCTGATGCGAACCTACGTCTCCCGCGGGGGGCAGAAGCTGGAGCACGCCCTCGAGCAGTTCGAACTCTCGGTGGCGGACATGCTGTGCGCCGACTTCGGCTGTAGCAAGGGCGGCTTCACCGACTGTCTGCTGCAGCACGGCGCCCGACGAGTGATCGCCGTCGACACCGGCTATGGATTTCTCGACTATGGGCTGCGCATGGATTCGCGGGTGGAGGTGCGCGAGCGCACCAATGTCCTGCACGCCGAACCACCGGCAGAGGCCGTCGATCGGGTGGTGATGGACCTCGGCTGGACCCGTCAGCGGGACTCGATCGCGGTGGCTCGGCGATGGCTGGCGCCGGGCGGACGGGTGGTTTCGCTGGTCAAGCCGCAGTACGAGGTGACGCCGGAGCAGAAGCGTTTGCTGCGCAAGGGAGTGCTGCCGGTGGAGGTCGCCGAAGAGGTGGCGGAGCGGGTCCAGGGAGAAGTGCGCGCCAGCGGCGTTGAGGTCCTCGCCTTCACGCGCTCGCCGATTCAGGGGCGGGGGTCGCAGAAGGCCAACGGCAACGTCGAGTTTCTCGCCCTCTACGCCTTTCCGGGGGCCGCGCCGTGAGCCCGGTCGCCGGCCGGAGCCGGCGGTGAAGCGCAGCGTCGCCTTCCGCTGCTGGGGGCATCGCAACCTCCGCGCCAGCCATCACAAGACCCTCGAGCTCACCCGCGAAGCGGAGATCACGTCGCGCGCCACCTGCGTCGTCGGCGTGAGGGCGGATTTCGATCCTCGCCAGGTCGCCGGGCTGCGCGGTTCGGTGCGGGTGAGGCTGCGCCACGGCGAGCGGGTCGAGGAGCTGGAAGCGACGGTGCCGGCCTTCGTAGGGGTCCGGCCGACCCTCGTCCTGCGGCGCGGTGATCGCCGTTTCGGCAACACCTTCGCCTACGGAGCGACGGCTTCGGCGAAGGACCTCGATCGCACCTTCGTCAACGCCCTGAGGGATTCCGAGGCGGAGCTGCGAGTGGAGATCAGCGAGCTCACCGAGGCCGCCGGGGCGCTGACCTTGGTGGCCCTGCCGGTGCCGCGTCTCGAGGCTCTGGATGCCGAGGTGAGACTCCGACTCGCAGCGGTCGATGCGATCGCGGCGGAGCGTCTCGGGGATCTCGAGCCTCTGGCCGCAGGCCTCGGCATTACCGAGCTG is drawn from Acidobacteriota bacterium and contains these coding sequences:
- a CDS encoding SAM-dependent methyltransferase, whose product is MRTYVSRGGQKLEHALEQFELSVADMLCADFGCSKGGFTDCLLQHGARRVIAVDTGYGFLDYGLRMDSRVEVRERTNVLHAEPPAEAVDRVVMDLGWTRQRDSIAVARRWLAPGGRVVSLVKPQYEVTPEQKRLLRKGVLPVEVAEEVAERVQGEVRASGVEVLAFTRSPIQGRGSQKANGNVEFLALYAFPGAAP
- a CDS encoding BamA/TamA family outer membrane protein, which codes for MPEGFPGDDASGDLIAAGGNGLLLVNLDDRFPIAGPLQGAIFFDISNVWADWRDIESSDLRAGVGLRYLSPIGPLRIEVGWPFDKLPGRQRRGGGIRSRDVFLRRDPLRECMLR